One Ricinus communis isolate WT05 ecotype wild-type chromosome 1, ASM1957865v1, whole genome shotgun sequence DNA window includes the following coding sequences:
- the LOC8261885 gene encoding U-box domain-containing protein 33 isoform X4 → MAVVSPAVSPINFGEYSRGGVAGNMAATREIVEGSVSRVIDEKIYVAVGKDFKKNKSLLIWALQNSGGKRICVVHVHQPAQMIPLALMGTKFYANSLKEEEVRAYREIERKEMYEMLDDYLLICRQMGVRPEKLHIEMESIEKGILELISQHGIRKLVMGAAADKRYSKNMMEIKSKKALSVCLQAPAFCQIWFICKEHLIYTKEGTLDEKDTELRPSTQQASPNPETVQSNHLRSHSINLGQNNHPKLTNPVQDLLRRMMLEGHQLHRAGQMQKVLHLHHLTNVTCCQGVLLRVHFFQHEGSIEDPLYDQLEQALAEAVNSRQEAFEEAVRRAKAERGAVDAIRRAKASEGLYADEMRQRNEIEEALAQEKEELQKMKNERDEVMEKLCTALDQKKLLQSQIAEADQMVKELEQKIISAVELLQNYKKEREELQMELDNALKEAEELRKSRAEASSSHMPQFFFEFSYSEIEEATCNFDESLKIGEGGYGSIYKGLLRHTQVAIKVLHSHSLQGPAEFQQEVDVLSKMRHPNLVTLIGACPETWTLIYEYLPNGSLEDRLSCRGNSPPLSWQTRIRIATELCSVLIFLHSSKPHSIVHGDLKPANILLDSNFVSKLSDFGICRLLSQTEDSSNNTTICCRTDPKGTFAYMDPEFLASGELTPKSDVYSFGIILLRLLTGRPALGITKEVQYALDKGNLKILLDPLAGDWPFVQAEQLAHLALRCSEMNRKSRPDLVSEVWRVLEPMKASCGGSSCFQLGSEEHCQPPPYFICPIFQEVMRDPHVAADGFTYEAEALRGWLDSGHDTSPMTNLKLAHSNLVPNHALRSAIQEWLQEQ, encoded by the exons ATGGCAGTAGTGAGTCCTGCGGTGAGTCCGATAAACTTCGGTGAATATAGTAGAGGAGGAGTTGCTGGAAACATGGCGGCAACCAGAGAGATAGTGGAGGGAAGTGTTTCGCGTGTAATTGACGAGAAGATTTATGTAGCTGTCGGCAaagattttaagaaaaacaaatcaCTTCTTATCTGGGCATTGCAAAATTCAGGAGGCAAAAGGATTTGTGTAGTTCATGTTCACCAACCTGCTCAGATGATTCCTTTGGCCTTGA TGGGCACAAAATTTTATGCAAACTCactgaaagaagaagaagttagGGCTTACAGGgaaattgaaaggaaagaaatgtATGAAATGCTAGATGATTATCTTCTTATTTGTCGGCAAATGGGG GTGCGGCCTGAAAAACTGCATATTGAAATGGAAAGTATCGAGAAGGGAATTTTGGAACTTATCTCCCAGCATGGTATTAGGAAGCTTGTAATGGGAGCAGCAGCAGACAAGCGCTATTCCAA GAATATGATGGAAATCAAGTCTAAGAAGGCCCTCTCTGTGTGTCTACAAGCACCTGCTTTTTGTCAAATATGGTTTATATGCAAGGAGCACCTTATATACACAAA GGAAGGTACTTTGGATGAAAAAGATACAGAGCTCAGACCGTCTACACAGCAAGCAAGCCCAAATCCAGAAACTGTACAATCAAATCATTTGAGATCACATTCTATTAACCTCGGGCAGAACAATCACCCAAAACTCACCAACCCAGTTCAGGATTTATTGCGCAGG ATGATGTTGGAGGGCCATCAACTTCACAGAGCAGGCCAGATGCAGAAGGTGCTTCATCTCCATCATCTGACGAATGTGACATGTTGTCAAGGAGTGCTTCTCAGGGTTCACTTCTTTCAACAT GAGGGAAGTATAGAGGATCCTCTTTATGATCAACTTGAGCAAGCATTAGCAGAGGCCGTAAATTCAAGGCAAGAGGCATTTGAAGAGGCAGTGAGGCGTGCAAAAGCTGAAAGAGGTGCCGTTGATGCTATACGCAGG GCCAAAGCATCTGAGGGTCTATATGCTGATGAGATGAGACAGAGGAACGAAATTGAGGAAGCACTAGCCCAGGAAAAGGAAGAACTTCAAAAGATGAAGAATGAGCGGGATGAAGTCATGGAAAAACTTTGTACTGCCCTGGATCAGAAGAAGTTGCTACAGAGCCAAATTGCAGAAGCTGATCAGATGGTAAAGGAGTTGGAGCAAAAAATCATCTCCGCCGTGGAACTGTtgcaaaattacaaaaaagaaCGAGAAGAATTGCAGATGGAGCTTGATAATGCACTTAAAGAAGCAGAGGAGCTGCGGAAAAGCCGAGCTGAGGCCTCAAGCTCGCACATGCCTCAGTTCTTCTTTGAGTTCTCTTACTCCGAGATTGAAGAAGCAACTTGCAACTTTGATGAGTCTCTCAAAATTGGGGAAGGAGGATATGGTAGCATTTATAAAGGTCTATTGCGTCACACCCAAGTGGCTATAAAGGTCCTGCATTCTCATAGCTTGCAAGGCCCTGCGGAATTTCAACAAGAG GTTGATGTTTTGAGCAAGATGAGGCATCCAAATCTTGTCACTCTCATTGGAGCCTGTCCGGAAACCTGGACTCTTATCTACGAATATCTTCCCAATGGAAGCCTTGAAGACCGACTGAGCTGCCGGGGTAATTCTCCTCCTTTGTCTTGGCAAACTCGAATACGCATTGCTACTGAGTTATGTTCCGTGCTTATCTTCCTGCACTCTAGTAAACCACACAGCATAGTGCATGGTGATCTGAAACCTGCTAATATCCTCCTTGATTCCAATTTCGTGAGTAAACTAAGTGACTTTGGAATCTGTCGTCTACTTTCTCAAACTGAAGACTCGAGCAACAACACGACAATATGTTGCAGAACTGATCCCAAAGGCACTTTTGCATACATGGATCCTGAGTTTCTTGCTTCAGGAGAGCTTACTCCAAAGTCAGATGTTTATTCGTTTGGTATTATATTGTTAAGGTTGTTGACTGGAAGACCAGCCTTGGGTATAACAAAGGAGGTGCAGTATGCATTAGATAAAGGAAACTTGAAGATCCTCCTGGATCCTTTGGCCGGAGACTGGCCATTTGTGCAGGCTGAACAATTAGCCCACTTGGCATTAAGGTGCAGTGAGATGAACAGAAAGAGCAGGCCAGATCTTGTATCAGAAGTATGGAGGGTGCTTGAACCAATGAAAGCTTCATGTGGAGGCTCCTCATGTTTCCAGCTTGGTTCAGAAGAGCATTGCCAGCCTCCTCCATATTTTATATGTCCCATTTTCCAG GAAGTAATGAGAGATCCACATGTAGCAGCAGATGGTTTTACATATGAAGCGGAAGCTCTAAGAGGATGGCTGGACAGCGGACATGATACTTCACCTATGACGAACCTTAAGCTTGCACACAGCAATCTTGTCCCCAACCATGCGCTTCGATCAGCAATTCAGGAGTGGCTGCAGGAgcaataa
- the LOC8261885 gene encoding U-box domain-containing protein 33 isoform X2 translates to MAVVSPAVSPINFGEYSRGGVAGNMAATREIVEGSVSRVIDEKIYVAVGKDFKKNKSLLIWALQNSGGKRICVVHVHQPAQMIPLALMGTKFYANSLKEEEVRAYREIERKEMYEMLDDYLLICRQMGVRPEKLHIEMESIEKGILELISQHGIRKLVMGAAADKRYSKNMMEIKSKKALSVCLQAPAFCQIWFICKEHLIYTKEGTLDEKDTELRPSTQQASPNPETDLLRRAHSVTFGRQGGKVSTSVTPDDVGGPSTSQSRPDAEGASSPSSDECDMLSRSASQGSLLSTCSSNGTANLGMLSLVRTEGRKLGSELSTLHLPKEDLRLPSPPSVLEGSIEDPLYDQLEQALAEAVNSRQEAFEEAVRRAKAERGAVDAIRRAKASEGLYADEMRQRNEIEEALAQEKEELQKMKNERDEVMEKLCTALDQKKLLQSQIAEADQMVKELEQKIISAVELLQNYKKEREELQMELDNALKEAEELRKSRAEASSSHMPQFFFEFSYSEIEEATCNFDESLKIGEGGYGSIYKGLLRHTQVAIKVLHSHSLQGPAEFQQEVDVLSKMRHPNLVTLIGACPETWTLIYEYLPNGSLEDRLSCRGNSPPLSWQTRIRIATELCSVLIFLHSSKPHSIVHGDLKPANILLDSNFVSKLSDFGICRLLSQTEDSSNNTTICCRTDPKGTFAYMDPEFLASGELTPKSDVYSFGIILLRLLTGRPALGITKEVQYALDKGNLKILLDPLAGDWPFVQAEQLAHLALRCSEMNRKSRPDLVSEVWRVLEPMKASCGGSSCFQLGSEEHCQPPPYFICPIFQEVMRDPHVAADGFTYEAEALRGWLDSGHDTSPMTNLKLAHSNLVPNHALRSAIQEWLQEQ, encoded by the exons ATGGCAGTAGTGAGTCCTGCGGTGAGTCCGATAAACTTCGGTGAATATAGTAGAGGAGGAGTTGCTGGAAACATGGCGGCAACCAGAGAGATAGTGGAGGGAAGTGTTTCGCGTGTAATTGACGAGAAGATTTATGTAGCTGTCGGCAaagattttaagaaaaacaaatcaCTTCTTATCTGGGCATTGCAAAATTCAGGAGGCAAAAGGATTTGTGTAGTTCATGTTCACCAACCTGCTCAGATGATTCCTTTGGCCTTGA TGGGCACAAAATTTTATGCAAACTCactgaaagaagaagaagttagGGCTTACAGGgaaattgaaaggaaagaaatgtATGAAATGCTAGATGATTATCTTCTTATTTGTCGGCAAATGGGG GTGCGGCCTGAAAAACTGCATATTGAAATGGAAAGTATCGAGAAGGGAATTTTGGAACTTATCTCCCAGCATGGTATTAGGAAGCTTGTAATGGGAGCAGCAGCAGACAAGCGCTATTCCAA GAATATGATGGAAATCAAGTCTAAGAAGGCCCTCTCTGTGTGTCTACAAGCACCTGCTTTTTGTCAAATATGGTTTATATGCAAGGAGCACCTTATATACACAAA GGAAGGTACTTTGGATGAAAAAGATACAGAGCTCAGACCGTCTACACAGCAAGCAAGCCCAAATCCAGAAACT GATTTATTGCGCAGGGCACATTCTGTGACTTTTGGCCGACAAGGAGGGAAAGTTTCAACTTCTGTTACTCCAGATGATGTTGGAGGGCCATCAACTTCACAGAGCAGGCCAGATGCAGAAGGTGCTTCATCTCCATCATCTGACGAATGTGACATGTTGTCAAGGAGTGCTTCTCAGGGTTCACTTCTTTCAACATGTTCTTCCAATGGAACAGCCAATCTTGGTATGCTTTCACTTGTTAGAACTGAAGGGAGAAAGCTTGGGTCAGAGTTAAGCACACTGCATTTGCCTAAAGAGGATCTTCGTCTTCCATCGCCTCCCAGTGTATTG GAGGGAAGTATAGAGGATCCTCTTTATGATCAACTTGAGCAAGCATTAGCAGAGGCCGTAAATTCAAGGCAAGAGGCATTTGAAGAGGCAGTGAGGCGTGCAAAAGCTGAAAGAGGTGCCGTTGATGCTATACGCAGG GCCAAAGCATCTGAGGGTCTATATGCTGATGAGATGAGACAGAGGAACGAAATTGAGGAAGCACTAGCCCAGGAAAAGGAAGAACTTCAAAAGATGAAGAATGAGCGGGATGAAGTCATGGAAAAACTTTGTACTGCCCTGGATCAGAAGAAGTTGCTACAGAGCCAAATTGCAGAAGCTGATCAGATGGTAAAGGAGTTGGAGCAAAAAATCATCTCCGCCGTGGAACTGTtgcaaaattacaaaaaagaaCGAGAAGAATTGCAGATGGAGCTTGATAATGCACTTAAAGAAGCAGAGGAGCTGCGGAAAAGCCGAGCTGAGGCCTCAAGCTCGCACATGCCTCAGTTCTTCTTTGAGTTCTCTTACTCCGAGATTGAAGAAGCAACTTGCAACTTTGATGAGTCTCTCAAAATTGGGGAAGGAGGATATGGTAGCATTTATAAAGGTCTATTGCGTCACACCCAAGTGGCTATAAAGGTCCTGCATTCTCATAGCTTGCAAGGCCCTGCGGAATTTCAACAAGAG GTTGATGTTTTGAGCAAGATGAGGCATCCAAATCTTGTCACTCTCATTGGAGCCTGTCCGGAAACCTGGACTCTTATCTACGAATATCTTCCCAATGGAAGCCTTGAAGACCGACTGAGCTGCCGGGGTAATTCTCCTCCTTTGTCTTGGCAAACTCGAATACGCATTGCTACTGAGTTATGTTCCGTGCTTATCTTCCTGCACTCTAGTAAACCACACAGCATAGTGCATGGTGATCTGAAACCTGCTAATATCCTCCTTGATTCCAATTTCGTGAGTAAACTAAGTGACTTTGGAATCTGTCGTCTACTTTCTCAAACTGAAGACTCGAGCAACAACACGACAATATGTTGCAGAACTGATCCCAAAGGCACTTTTGCATACATGGATCCTGAGTTTCTTGCTTCAGGAGAGCTTACTCCAAAGTCAGATGTTTATTCGTTTGGTATTATATTGTTAAGGTTGTTGACTGGAAGACCAGCCTTGGGTATAACAAAGGAGGTGCAGTATGCATTAGATAAAGGAAACTTGAAGATCCTCCTGGATCCTTTGGCCGGAGACTGGCCATTTGTGCAGGCTGAACAATTAGCCCACTTGGCATTAAGGTGCAGTGAGATGAACAGAAAGAGCAGGCCAGATCTTGTATCAGAAGTATGGAGGGTGCTTGAACCAATGAAAGCTTCATGTGGAGGCTCCTCATGTTTCCAGCTTGGTTCAGAAGAGCATTGCCAGCCTCCTCCATATTTTATATGTCCCATTTTCCAG GAAGTAATGAGAGATCCACATGTAGCAGCAGATGGTTTTACATATGAAGCGGAAGCTCTAAGAGGATGGCTGGACAGCGGACATGATACTTCACCTATGACGAACCTTAAGCTTGCACACAGCAATCTTGTCCCCAACCATGCGCTTCGATCAGCAATTCAGGAGTGGCTGCAGGAgcaataa
- the LOC8261885 gene encoding U-box domain-containing protein 33 isoform X1: MAVVSPAVSPINFGEYSRGGVAGNMAATREIVEGSVSRVIDEKIYVAVGKDFKKNKSLLIWALQNSGGKRICVVHVHQPAQMIPLALMGTKFYANSLKEEEVRAYREIERKEMYEMLDDYLLICRQMGVRPEKLHIEMESIEKGILELISQHGIRKLVMGAAADKRYSKNMMEIKSKKALSVCLQAPAFCQIWFICKEHLIYTKEGTLDEKDTELRPSTQQASPNPETVQSNHLRSHSINLGQNNHPKLTNPVQDLLRRAHSVTFGRQGGKVSTSVTPDDVGGPSTSQSRPDAEGASSPSSDECDMLSRSASQGSLLSTCSSNGTANLGMLSLVRTEGRKLGSELSTLHLPKEDLRLPSPPSVLEGSIEDPLYDQLEQALAEAVNSRQEAFEEAVRRAKAERGAVDAIRRAKASEGLYADEMRQRNEIEEALAQEKEELQKMKNERDEVMEKLCTALDQKKLLQSQIAEADQMVKELEQKIISAVELLQNYKKEREELQMELDNALKEAEELRKSRAEASSSHMPQFFFEFSYSEIEEATCNFDESLKIGEGGYGSIYKGLLRHTQVAIKVLHSHSLQGPAEFQQEVDVLSKMRHPNLVTLIGACPETWTLIYEYLPNGSLEDRLSCRGNSPPLSWQTRIRIATELCSVLIFLHSSKPHSIVHGDLKPANILLDSNFVSKLSDFGICRLLSQTEDSSNNTTICCRTDPKGTFAYMDPEFLASGELTPKSDVYSFGIILLRLLTGRPALGITKEVQYALDKGNLKILLDPLAGDWPFVQAEQLAHLALRCSEMNRKSRPDLVSEVWRVLEPMKASCGGSSCFQLGSEEHCQPPPYFICPIFQEVMRDPHVAADGFTYEAEALRGWLDSGHDTSPMTNLKLAHSNLVPNHALRSAIQEWLQEQ, encoded by the exons ATGGCAGTAGTGAGTCCTGCGGTGAGTCCGATAAACTTCGGTGAATATAGTAGAGGAGGAGTTGCTGGAAACATGGCGGCAACCAGAGAGATAGTGGAGGGAAGTGTTTCGCGTGTAATTGACGAGAAGATTTATGTAGCTGTCGGCAaagattttaagaaaaacaaatcaCTTCTTATCTGGGCATTGCAAAATTCAGGAGGCAAAAGGATTTGTGTAGTTCATGTTCACCAACCTGCTCAGATGATTCCTTTGGCCTTGA TGGGCACAAAATTTTATGCAAACTCactgaaagaagaagaagttagGGCTTACAGGgaaattgaaaggaaagaaatgtATGAAATGCTAGATGATTATCTTCTTATTTGTCGGCAAATGGGG GTGCGGCCTGAAAAACTGCATATTGAAATGGAAAGTATCGAGAAGGGAATTTTGGAACTTATCTCCCAGCATGGTATTAGGAAGCTTGTAATGGGAGCAGCAGCAGACAAGCGCTATTCCAA GAATATGATGGAAATCAAGTCTAAGAAGGCCCTCTCTGTGTGTCTACAAGCACCTGCTTTTTGTCAAATATGGTTTATATGCAAGGAGCACCTTATATACACAAA GGAAGGTACTTTGGATGAAAAAGATACAGAGCTCAGACCGTCTACACAGCAAGCAAGCCCAAATCCAGAAACTGTACAATCAAATCATTTGAGATCACATTCTATTAACCTCGGGCAGAACAATCACCCAAAACTCACCAACCCAGTTCAGGATTTATTGCGCAGGGCACATTCTGTGACTTTTGGCCGACAAGGAGGGAAAGTTTCAACTTCTGTTACTCCAGATGATGTTGGAGGGCCATCAACTTCACAGAGCAGGCCAGATGCAGAAGGTGCTTCATCTCCATCATCTGACGAATGTGACATGTTGTCAAGGAGTGCTTCTCAGGGTTCACTTCTTTCAACATGTTCTTCCAATGGAACAGCCAATCTTGGTATGCTTTCACTTGTTAGAACTGAAGGGAGAAAGCTTGGGTCAGAGTTAAGCACACTGCATTTGCCTAAAGAGGATCTTCGTCTTCCATCGCCTCCCAGTGTATTG GAGGGAAGTATAGAGGATCCTCTTTATGATCAACTTGAGCAAGCATTAGCAGAGGCCGTAAATTCAAGGCAAGAGGCATTTGAAGAGGCAGTGAGGCGTGCAAAAGCTGAAAGAGGTGCCGTTGATGCTATACGCAGG GCCAAAGCATCTGAGGGTCTATATGCTGATGAGATGAGACAGAGGAACGAAATTGAGGAAGCACTAGCCCAGGAAAAGGAAGAACTTCAAAAGATGAAGAATGAGCGGGATGAAGTCATGGAAAAACTTTGTACTGCCCTGGATCAGAAGAAGTTGCTACAGAGCCAAATTGCAGAAGCTGATCAGATGGTAAAGGAGTTGGAGCAAAAAATCATCTCCGCCGTGGAACTGTtgcaaaattacaaaaaagaaCGAGAAGAATTGCAGATGGAGCTTGATAATGCACTTAAAGAAGCAGAGGAGCTGCGGAAAAGCCGAGCTGAGGCCTCAAGCTCGCACATGCCTCAGTTCTTCTTTGAGTTCTCTTACTCCGAGATTGAAGAAGCAACTTGCAACTTTGATGAGTCTCTCAAAATTGGGGAAGGAGGATATGGTAGCATTTATAAAGGTCTATTGCGTCACACCCAAGTGGCTATAAAGGTCCTGCATTCTCATAGCTTGCAAGGCCCTGCGGAATTTCAACAAGAG GTTGATGTTTTGAGCAAGATGAGGCATCCAAATCTTGTCACTCTCATTGGAGCCTGTCCGGAAACCTGGACTCTTATCTACGAATATCTTCCCAATGGAAGCCTTGAAGACCGACTGAGCTGCCGGGGTAATTCTCCTCCTTTGTCTTGGCAAACTCGAATACGCATTGCTACTGAGTTATGTTCCGTGCTTATCTTCCTGCACTCTAGTAAACCACACAGCATAGTGCATGGTGATCTGAAACCTGCTAATATCCTCCTTGATTCCAATTTCGTGAGTAAACTAAGTGACTTTGGAATCTGTCGTCTACTTTCTCAAACTGAAGACTCGAGCAACAACACGACAATATGTTGCAGAACTGATCCCAAAGGCACTTTTGCATACATGGATCCTGAGTTTCTTGCTTCAGGAGAGCTTACTCCAAAGTCAGATGTTTATTCGTTTGGTATTATATTGTTAAGGTTGTTGACTGGAAGACCAGCCTTGGGTATAACAAAGGAGGTGCAGTATGCATTAGATAAAGGAAACTTGAAGATCCTCCTGGATCCTTTGGCCGGAGACTGGCCATTTGTGCAGGCTGAACAATTAGCCCACTTGGCATTAAGGTGCAGTGAGATGAACAGAAAGAGCAGGCCAGATCTTGTATCAGAAGTATGGAGGGTGCTTGAACCAATGAAAGCTTCATGTGGAGGCTCCTCATGTTTCCAGCTTGGTTCAGAAGAGCATTGCCAGCCTCCTCCATATTTTATATGTCCCATTTTCCAG GAAGTAATGAGAGATCCACATGTAGCAGCAGATGGTTTTACATATGAAGCGGAAGCTCTAAGAGGATGGCTGGACAGCGGACATGATACTTCACCTATGACGAACCTTAAGCTTGCACACAGCAATCTTGTCCCCAACCATGCGCTTCGATCAGCAATTCAGGAGTGGCTGCAGGAgcaataa
- the LOC8261885 gene encoding U-box domain-containing protein 33 isoform X3 → MESIEKGILELISQHGIRKLVMGAAADKRYSKNMMEIKSKKALSVCLQAPAFCQIWFICKEHLIYTKEGTLDEKDTELRPSTQQASPNPETVQSNHLRSHSINLGQNNHPKLTNPVQDLLRRAHSVTFGRQGGKVSTSVTPDDVGGPSTSQSRPDAEGASSPSSDECDMLSRSASQGSLLSTCSSNGTANLGMLSLVRTEGRKLGSELSTLHLPKEDLRLPSPPSVLEGSIEDPLYDQLEQALAEAVNSRQEAFEEAVRRAKAERGAVDAIRRAKASEGLYADEMRQRNEIEEALAQEKEELQKMKNERDEVMEKLCTALDQKKLLQSQIAEADQMVKELEQKIISAVELLQNYKKEREELQMELDNALKEAEELRKSRAEASSSHMPQFFFEFSYSEIEEATCNFDESLKIGEGGYGSIYKGLLRHTQVAIKVLHSHSLQGPAEFQQEVDVLSKMRHPNLVTLIGACPETWTLIYEYLPNGSLEDRLSCRGNSPPLSWQTRIRIATELCSVLIFLHSSKPHSIVHGDLKPANILLDSNFVSKLSDFGICRLLSQTEDSSNNTTICCRTDPKGTFAYMDPEFLASGELTPKSDVYSFGIILLRLLTGRPALGITKEVQYALDKGNLKILLDPLAGDWPFVQAEQLAHLALRCSEMNRKSRPDLVSEVWRVLEPMKASCGGSSCFQLGSEEHCQPPPYFICPIFQEVMRDPHVAADGFTYEAEALRGWLDSGHDTSPMTNLKLAHSNLVPNHALRSAIQEWLQEQ, encoded by the exons ATGGAAAGTATCGAGAAGGGAATTTTGGAACTTATCTCCCAGCATGGTATTAGGAAGCTTGTAATGGGAGCAGCAGCAGACAAGCGCTATTCCAA GAATATGATGGAAATCAAGTCTAAGAAGGCCCTCTCTGTGTGTCTACAAGCACCTGCTTTTTGTCAAATATGGTTTATATGCAAGGAGCACCTTATATACACAAA GGAAGGTACTTTGGATGAAAAAGATACAGAGCTCAGACCGTCTACACAGCAAGCAAGCCCAAATCCAGAAACTGTACAATCAAATCATTTGAGATCACATTCTATTAACCTCGGGCAGAACAATCACCCAAAACTCACCAACCCAGTTCAGGATTTATTGCGCAGGGCACATTCTGTGACTTTTGGCCGACAAGGAGGGAAAGTTTCAACTTCTGTTACTCCAGATGATGTTGGAGGGCCATCAACTTCACAGAGCAGGCCAGATGCAGAAGGTGCTTCATCTCCATCATCTGACGAATGTGACATGTTGTCAAGGAGTGCTTCTCAGGGTTCACTTCTTTCAACATGTTCTTCCAATGGAACAGCCAATCTTGGTATGCTTTCACTTGTTAGAACTGAAGGGAGAAAGCTTGGGTCAGAGTTAAGCACACTGCATTTGCCTAAAGAGGATCTTCGTCTTCCATCGCCTCCCAGTGTATTG GAGGGAAGTATAGAGGATCCTCTTTATGATCAACTTGAGCAAGCATTAGCAGAGGCCGTAAATTCAAGGCAAGAGGCATTTGAAGAGGCAGTGAGGCGTGCAAAAGCTGAAAGAGGTGCCGTTGATGCTATACGCAGG GCCAAAGCATCTGAGGGTCTATATGCTGATGAGATGAGACAGAGGAACGAAATTGAGGAAGCACTAGCCCAGGAAAAGGAAGAACTTCAAAAGATGAAGAATGAGCGGGATGAAGTCATGGAAAAACTTTGTACTGCCCTGGATCAGAAGAAGTTGCTACAGAGCCAAATTGCAGAAGCTGATCAGATGGTAAAGGAGTTGGAGCAAAAAATCATCTCCGCCGTGGAACTGTtgcaaaattacaaaaaagaaCGAGAAGAATTGCAGATGGAGCTTGATAATGCACTTAAAGAAGCAGAGGAGCTGCGGAAAAGCCGAGCTGAGGCCTCAAGCTCGCACATGCCTCAGTTCTTCTTTGAGTTCTCTTACTCCGAGATTGAAGAAGCAACTTGCAACTTTGATGAGTCTCTCAAAATTGGGGAAGGAGGATATGGTAGCATTTATAAAGGTCTATTGCGTCACACCCAAGTGGCTATAAAGGTCCTGCATTCTCATAGCTTGCAAGGCCCTGCGGAATTTCAACAAGAG GTTGATGTTTTGAGCAAGATGAGGCATCCAAATCTTGTCACTCTCATTGGAGCCTGTCCGGAAACCTGGACTCTTATCTACGAATATCTTCCCAATGGAAGCCTTGAAGACCGACTGAGCTGCCGGGGTAATTCTCCTCCTTTGTCTTGGCAAACTCGAATACGCATTGCTACTGAGTTATGTTCCGTGCTTATCTTCCTGCACTCTAGTAAACCACACAGCATAGTGCATGGTGATCTGAAACCTGCTAATATCCTCCTTGATTCCAATTTCGTGAGTAAACTAAGTGACTTTGGAATCTGTCGTCTACTTTCTCAAACTGAAGACTCGAGCAACAACACGACAATATGTTGCAGAACTGATCCCAAAGGCACTTTTGCATACATGGATCCTGAGTTTCTTGCTTCAGGAGAGCTTACTCCAAAGTCAGATGTTTATTCGTTTGGTATTATATTGTTAAGGTTGTTGACTGGAAGACCAGCCTTGGGTATAACAAAGGAGGTGCAGTATGCATTAGATAAAGGAAACTTGAAGATCCTCCTGGATCCTTTGGCCGGAGACTGGCCATTTGTGCAGGCTGAACAATTAGCCCACTTGGCATTAAGGTGCAGTGAGATGAACAGAAAGAGCAGGCCAGATCTTGTATCAGAAGTATGGAGGGTGCTTGAACCAATGAAAGCTTCATGTGGAGGCTCCTCATGTTTCCAGCTTGGTTCAGAAGAGCATTGCCAGCCTCCTCCATATTTTATATGTCCCATTTTCCAG GAAGTAATGAGAGATCCACATGTAGCAGCAGATGGTTTTACATATGAAGCGGAAGCTCTAAGAGGATGGCTGGACAGCGGACATGATACTTCACCTATGACGAACCTTAAGCTTGCACACAGCAATCTTGTCCCCAACCATGCGCTTCGATCAGCAATTCAGGAGTGGCTGCAGGAgcaataa